The genomic stretch ATTATATCACGAACTTAGAACGTTTTCAAGGGAAAAGTGAACCAACATGGATGTTCATACACGTAAgtttaatatacagggtggttggtaactgatggtacaagcggaaagggaatgattctacgcgaaaaaagaagtcgaaaatatagaataaaatttttttaatttttccatcgagacaacgatctacagtgagatctgttataacgagacgtgataaagtgcacgcgtatcgagcgaaaattcaaagtcgattttctcgaaaacaaagcctcaaacgaaaaatgttcattctatattttcgacttcttttttcgcgtagaatcaccccctttccgcttgtgccatcagttaccaaccaccctgtataattaagataaattttaAAGCTACAATAAATGCAATCCTACTAGAATGGTCGGATGGTAAATCTTATATTTGGTGCTGACTGCCCACaattattaaaagtattaacaATGGAATTGCAACGAGTACAAAATAACGAGGAACACGAGTatgtaaaatacataatttttagTAAAACAAGTAGCCATTAAAAATTAGCATTGTTGAAATAGaagttattaaaataaacgtaCACGTGTAGGTTTTCTTTAGATGTATCGGAAAGAAGTCcagaagaaataaaacgattaaaaattattgaagaAACTAGAATAGCTAAAGAAACGGCAAAGAAGGCTCGAAAAGGTTCCGCAAGATCTCTCATAAAAAAGATACAGATATATTACTATAACGATTACCCTGCACGCACATACAAACAGatcattatttctttatttattttcaattttatataaagaaaaacCTCTATTGTCCTGGAGTCACATAATGCAcgctttattttttaattggttattagatatatataaatgtaacgCTACAATGAAATGtctaattttcattatttgtaataataaattttcgtgtaatttctatttaatataGAAGCGGAAGCTATAGCACGGTATGAAGCCGAAATGTTGTATCTGACTACTTCACTAAGCAAAGAAACTTGCCTTTTACTTTTTCCGTGGGTTTTTAAGGATGAAGAATGTcataaaagagataaaagaTCTAGCCCTCCGTACATAGAATTGGTCGAAGAAATACTAATAGGAAATTACACCGTCGAGCAAGAAATACGAAAACGACTCGATGAAGATATTCTATCTAGGATGTTTAATgaagtaatatatttaatatgtcactaacaaaaattattcaaaagcAGACTTtctaaattaaacaattttacaGTCTCATTACGTATTATCACCAAATGCTAAACAACTACTTCTAGATGGGAAATGTATGTTTATGCGATTAAAAGTTAGCGAAACAAAGCCAGAAATTGATATTCATAAATACTTGTTAAATCTTTTATTTGGAGAACCGAAATTACCCAATACGGAAACAATTCTTAATGAAGAATGGTACGTAAATACATAgaacatataatatttaaaattatatgtcTTTCATAATACAATTTGTGGTAAGACAATTCTAAAATTAACTTTCACATTTATCTAAATTTAAGCaacttccttttttcctttagTTACGCTGGTCGACATCGCCCTGCGTATATAACAAgcggaaatgaaatttttccaatCGTATGGACACCACCAAATTGTCGAAATAAGGCAATTGTTTTTCGCACTATTTTTCCAACATATACCAATACTACATATCACGtaagttttaaattttaatatatctaatataaatattatgtcacatattataattttaaagtaTGAAGACAAAACTACGAAGGTACCTATAGTAGTATTCAAATATGACTACATGAGAAGGAATGAGCTAAAAATGGTTTTACAAGAATTTGAAGACGAAGTAGTTAACTTTGGCATTTTTGAATCTGATAAGCCACTAGAAGCAAAACTTATAGCAAAGAATATTACGGAATTTGAATTGAATACAAGAGAAAGAACAGGGTAAgtattaagaaaaatttgaaatttataattaaaaataaaaatgtaatgtcAATTTTCAGATACGAGATATTTGTATGTGTTGTAAAAAAAGTAGAATGTGAAGCGTTTTTAGGATTTGCAGGTATTGGACCTTATCATGTAAGTGAAAATCTGGAAAAGGGCATAGAGGAATCAAAACAATACTTCCCAGATGTTACTGCTTCCGAAGAAACACAATcagacgacgaagaaaaacCGGAAGAGTTAATAGAAAATGCGGAAGAAAACAAGAATGAAACATGAAATATAAGTTACAGGTGTATCTAAATTTGCATCTTATttggaattataatttcaattgtacgtttcataaaaagtgaaggaattaataatgtataaaaatattgttataaagCCAACATTTATTTTCCAGCCACCTACACTTGCTATATGAAAGAATATAGAAATAGACAAACTGTCTAAATATTGCAAGTCAATGTAAGGATATGGTACAATAAATGATGgcaaataaacaaaatttattttttataaccaCAGCTACGCCTACGTCCCCTTGCTCTTTCAAACTTTCGACCCTTTGAGCGTACTAATGGTTTTGTATGAGAGTGTGGTACACCAGGTGCAGGTCCAAAGTGTTTCACTGCTTCACGAGCTTTACGACGACCTTGCATTAAAACTGTTCGTTCTCCAATAGGTGTACGTAATGCCAATTGATCAAAAGTGATCAATTCGCCTCCAGCTTTTAATATACGTGCTCTGGCTCTTTCAGTAACACGTAGAGCACAAACctataaaaaattatgaaattatacattaataattttttcaagcAAATACATAATagcattttatttatacaaactCAAAATTAAATTCTGATAATTGTTTCTATTGCTTACTGTAAGTTTAGGAATCTCAAAAATTCTAGCATCATCTGTCACTGTACCAACAATTACTGCAATAGCATTTTCTCGTCCAGGTTTCTTCATAAACCTAACAACACGTGCAAGAGATATGGGAGGACGGTGTATTTTACTCATAAAAAGTCTCTTAAGAACAATCTTATTAAACTTAGAATTTGTACGTCTTGCCAGAAAACGGTAAagctataacaaaaataaaaccatatacttctatatttttattgtataaaaagATACTTTGATAAAAAGTCACAATGTTTTATCAGTTTCATtacgaaattataaaaaaaaaaaaaaaaacaatacaAACTTTGCATTAAAACgcaataatatataatttctcAATAAGAAATATGAACTTTTATAAACTTTCTGAGTAACATTGTGTCAGCTAATATAATCGTCttttatataaagaaaaaagacggAATAGGAAAGTTGACTAAATTTTTCTAGCGAACGTTCAAATTGAATCAGACTATAATAGTACTGACACAGAGTGCGGTtcgcaaaagaaatttatctGTTTCAAAACTCACGTGTTTATGACAACAATATAGTATTAGATCAGTTGTAATACACAATTAATTTTCAACAGATGTTACAAGAGTGACGTtagtttgtaaataaaatatagaatacaaatggTACAAAATTAAaggtaataaaaaatatatatatttagaaatgcATATAAAACACTTACTTTGACGAGAAGTCGTAAGTAGACATCTTGCGACTTAGGTTCTGTGCGCCGAACCTTCCGATCGTGTTTATGGTTTATATCGATACCctgtaaagaaaataatttctgttaactttctttaacatttttcaaatttaacaAAGAACTTTATTTATATCGATTAACACAGATAAATCAAAACTCtattgattttataaatataacaatgCCACTGCACCACCCTACCATTTCGATACGCCGGAAAAGAAACGGACGAGCTTATAGACAAATCAGATAGAGACCCGTGTAAACGGATGTCCAAGGGGGCGCTGTTAGAGAATGGAAAATTGGCACGATGAATACTAACTACGTAAAAGCTATGGAGTGAACAACttaatgtattaatttttcatccaAATGAAAGTGGAAATAAACTTAacaataaacaaatttattcaTTCTTTACATAAATCTAGGTTAGTAATTTTGATGCGTATATAAATGTATCACTAAATCAGAATTGCcaagataaagaaaaaaaattatttaatataaattttagaaattactATATAcaatcgttaaaaaatatatatataactttttttaacacataaatttttacatgaagaaataaaacaatcattttttaaatatttaatttaagttACGTACAATATTCAGTAATGTGCTtagtatattatacatacatatgtttGGATACGGTttaaattaatgtaaattagattcctatttttcttaatctattttttgaagaaattaatttataattttcactcgatattatttatgtagaaataaattaatttttagaagGAAATGTATGTTTCATTTGGTAAAAGCAGTGAATAAGATAGAAACAAGTTCTATACATTTTCAATTTGATTAactataaatacatttatatatatgtacaactagaacaatttttttacatatagtacaatatatgtattcaatatatgtcggagaagaAAATAAACTGAAATTAAAACTGAAATATTTACTTAGTAttatcaaagaaaaatatgattatattGCACGTGTAGAATAACAAAAATGgagaaaatatgtatataaaaacaGTCTTAATTCTACAGATTAGATAaatctataatttataaagaCAATTTATAATGAAAACGAACTATTTTTTGAAGCTTTACTCAAAAATCATAAGTATAGTTTGTAGAACTCATATAATAAAgtcataaattaaaatactaaATGTTAACAATCGATTGATATAGCCCTACTCAGAGCCGgtatttggaaattttatgtaatatatatatatatattgattgaatatatatatatatatattctgtaAAGAATACCAGGTTATGTATATCtaaaatgaattattatataaactttttttaaatatactacAAAACAAGAAACAATTCTTACATTGTACGGTCCTGAACAGGGCCCTGGTTCCTTATCTACCCCAATAGGTTTTAAATTCCTGTTTTGATTGTCGGAACATGTAAATTTAACGTTTAGTAGAGTTTgcgattatttttatgatttcgtCAACTCGTTTTTACCAACTGTACAAAATTTCACCGTCATactaaatatacatatgtagttTCCTTGCACAAAAAACATGTTGGTGAATTGCAATTTACCAACACAAGGTAGCGCTGAGGTGCTCCATCAATCGGTCCGTCAAGTCTCAAGTTTCACATAAACAGTATATGCCGTGACTTCGGTGTGTTCGAAGCAGTTTGATGTTCGAATCCGCGTAAGTACAGAAGAAGCCGAGATAATGGtgagataattttttttaatcgaaataCAGAGTAGTACATTCCTTTGATTAATCGTACATGGTTCGGAAAAAACCTTGACTATGTTTTGTGGTCGCGATTTAAATACCGTCCTCCCGTAAAATGGATTCTTTAATAAGAGATAATGTTATGAGTGTATTACTCGGGAAACTGCACGTGCGTCATTAAATTCGCAACACAACAGTTCAAGTAATTAGATGATGAAAAAATGTCTGAGAGAATGAAAGAATCTAACAAGAGAAATTAACTCGTTAAGTGAATTGGGATCTCTTTCTTAAATGGAATGGTACAAAGCAACAATTCTTTACCGTGGCAATAAAGGAAACTTTATCAAGATAGGAAAGAGATGTCTGTTTATCATGTGCCTTAATTACCACAATAATGATCTTCTTATGGTATGATTATCAATGTGATTGGCGTATCTTACTGAATGATAGACAATCATCAGTGTGTCATGGAGGACGGTGGTCAAGTGCATTCTAACACTCTTCTTGAGGAAACATTTTATGTTACGTCGAAGAAAAACACTTACTACAAGGTGAGACTAACAGAAAAGGGTCTCAGCTTAGAGAAAGACAATAATGGTGCGACGAAGGTTGAAACGATCGTTCTAAACGACATAATAGGGTGCAGATGTATGCGTTCGAAACGCAAAAGCGCGGGAAGCTGTGTTTGTGGACCAGGTACCTCGAGATCTCAATTTAAGCTGGTCGAGTCTGTGGAAGCATATCAATCCTACGACGAGTTTGACACTTCGGCCtatctttatatttatgcGTACACACTGAAGAAGGCACGTATGAAAGGTATCAAGAGACGAGAAAGGACCACGATCACGCTACGATTCCGCAGCTTTGACAAATACGAAGATAATCTACGAGAGGCCAGCAGGTGGCGATTAGCTATAAAATGTCTCATTGTTGGCTTGCCTGTGCCTAAAAGTTTTATGAGCCCCAGTCACGAGAATCTGGAATCGTTGATTAGCGGTGAGTTCAATCTctatttcgttttctttttcttcttcatcgTACCAAGACATTCACATAGCGataattcgataaattatGTTTCTTTTCCCACCCTTCTAACGAAGACGTTTGAGGTAGGATCATGTTAGGTAATCAATGCTagaaattacgaaataataaaacgCGAAGAAGCTTCATTAAAATTCCTTCTACATATTTACGCTAATGAACTTACACATTATGGATGAATCTAGGTATTAATGATTGAATGTTAATTTCAATAACATGATTGTATCTTATTGAAATGAGAATAGTTAATAAATCGGGAATGGCATTGTAACATGGGATGAAaggtaatttaatataaaatattgtttattaatggtaattaatatttgtaaatataatcaaCTATTTCGCAAATATAGTTTCAATTATAGTAGGTACATTGTTATATATGTAGTCATCTCAAATGCTTTCTATTATGTGAAATGCTTTCTATTATAATATCTAATATATGCAGGCCAAACGCCAATGTTTCTTTTCTTGAGTAGGTCTAGATTCTAGATAATGTGTATTAAGAATAACTGTACTTTCATTTGCAGCAAATGCTTTTTCTTCTGCACatcatttttaacatttatttttttcctttttaaatacattattgtttattgtttatagaaatatattcgtTTGAATAATGAtagttaaattttttaataatcgaTTACGTAGAATCCTACTTAATGTTCCAGTAAGGCAATATCGAAACGGAGGAAGTTGTATGTTGTCGTTATATGAGTACATTTTTACAATGATTAATATATCTGAAATTCAACAAATATGATTGCATGAATAAAAGAATCCCAGATACGGAGTTAGATTATGCGCACGTCATTCTGCGCACTATCTCCTTAATTATATCTAAaggaatattaaattacacacacacacacacacacacacacacacacacacacacacacacacacacacacacacacacacacacacacacacacacacacacacacacacacacacacacacacacacacacacacacaaaaaaAACAATTTACAAGTTTCTTACGTTGATTCATGCAAAGATTAAGatcttttatttgtattttgaaaagaaatttttaatacgcACGCTATCAGTCATTTGCAATATCATACGAACGAATTTCCACATACATTTATTTCAGATAAACGatacaataattttctatatcttGATTCATAACCATTGCaacttatttaatttttaaatttgaaaaaatttatttatttaaaatttattcataaaattaaaaaactgGAACAAAATTTAGATTCATATCGCCTTCAATCACTTCATTCATTTAAAATGCATTTACTCACcacatttataaatattgcaaTCATGTGGAAATCAAAGATTCATACGCTcacatatttttcaatgttttctttcatttatgtattatgtacGTTCGTTCCAATATTTCTTGTACTTACATTTTCTCCGGAAACATAAAAGATGCGTTAGAACTATTAAATACATTACTAAAAAAGTGTTTGCGTCAAAGACGATTTTTTTGCTTTAATTGgatttaaaacaatttaaatGTGTAAACCCCAAAGTTTTAAATCAGTATCTTGAAAGAAACATTTATGTACTGTAAAATTCAGTACAGATCCAATGCTTAGAAAAGATATTGTGTTATTTCGTGGAAATAAAATGTTCTAGTTACTTTGAGCAATATACTTTaaagttttttaaatatttcatttaaagttgCAACGACTACCATATGGTCATCTTTAAAgttgtatttacatattattagAATAAATATGTCTTGTGTAAATTAATGTTAGAACACTaacaattgaaaatttttacagATTTCGTGTTTCTCCACTTTCTGTTTCAAACTTTCGCAATATGTACCATGCTCTTTTTGAATTTCCGAAATATCGTAAAACAAAGATTCACCTTCTTACATATCTGTTCCATTTTTTCTCCTTAACCTTATTTTACACAATAGAACATCTGCAATTGAGCAAAAAAATCATTATTCACCGTCTCTGAATCGTAATCATAATTCTTGCACAATTTATGTTTCTTCTCGTCCTACTTCAAACTTTTCGAATATTGTTACCCTTCTGTATTTTCGAAATGTCTGCCAACATATTTCCATCAAAAGTTTTTCAATCTCCTTTAATGCGTCATGCTTACCTCCGGTTATTAAAAGTTTTCTGGACGTTAAGAATCGTCAGAGCGAGGATTATATTTCCGCATTTTATTCTTAAATAATGTTTATTTTGACTGAAATATTTCTCTAGTTCACAATGTCAATAATATTATGTTAATTTAAAAGCTACACAGATTAACATCGCGTTATATATGCGTGTCGCTAAAATGCGTAAATCTCGGAATTATGTAACTTCTAATCGAATCTGATTATGCccatttataaattaaaggCAATAAATCGCGTCTATATTgggaatttattattaaaatttcgaaataggAGAATTAAGCGTTATCGTATTTCTTAAAAGCAAAAATTTAGTTTTATCGCCCCAATGTTCTTTTTATACCAtactctttttatttcttatttaaaaagtaattttaaaattatgattttccatatttttggTATAGACTAAAAATAATGATATGATAATAATAGGACTTGTTGATTTACTAATTACTGACATGCTGTAATTATTACACTTCCCGTATATATACATGCTTGTCATTCAAGAACATTGCTAGTCATTGCATTTATTTGCAAGACAGTATAACAACATGATAATAATAAGCGTGAATGATGTTTTTCAGGAACAGAACTTTAAACGAAGTAATATCGAATAAAGTCATTATGACTTCCCCGAAACTGGAACTATCTTAGTTTAAAGACTAAACGAAGTTCAGCTTCGCATTTTTCCTCGTTTAATTCATCTTTGCTGTGTGTTTCTACATAattctatgtatatattgaatacattatacatatagtAACGATAACTCAGttatagatatacatttttagaaTTAGTATTACTTGCTTAAATAAacattatttctctttttgcTTTTTCAATCGATTTTGTTCTTACGTCAGTACTGTAAGTCAGAATTCTGAGAATTTGAATTAATCATGTTTTTCAACTGCTGAAAATATCATGTGTTTAGTTTTGCTGTAAGCTAAATTATAACTTTAGTTTCTTTGTGGAGAATGATATATCATAATACCGAGaatgatatattaataaaacatcattttatcaaaatagcAGTGGTCTGGCATAcgttattgtaaattaataattaacaacATTACATAATTAAATCTTATATATCAACAAGATATTCCTATAATAATGCTTATGAGATCGCTTATGTCATagataatgtaacacgtttcTGCTAGtcaatattcaaaataatgATACTACTTATCTTGTAAACAGAATATGATCGTTTTATGATTATTCATTAAGTGTTGAAAATTCCAAATGTGAAAAAATTGTGAGAAATGAAAAACTCATGtgtttgttaaatttttaaaaagccAATAAAATTCGTaatcataatttattttcgaaaaaGTTTTAATCTTTTGTCTTCATCcttttttcaatattattttattactaattttACTACTAATTGAAAATCAATACATAAATACACAATACGTTGTTGAAATGTTATTCGATAAAAGTTATTCATTAGGTTCAAGTACCCCGTTTTTTATCAACTTTTACGttcgtaaatattttgttcatTGAAAATTGATATCAGATTCCCTTGCTTGATAACTCGGCAAGGCttcgtgaaatattttaatttaccgTAATCGAATGCGATTCACTTTGAATTTTCACTTCACTGTGTGTATACAACGCATATGTTTCCACTTGAGAAGAAAAAGACAACTGTACAACTGTACACCTTTTTTATAGCACGATCCGCTTTGAAATTTAGTTGCGCAAATTAACGCGGTTCAGTATAAAGTATGAAACACAAGAGAGTAATCTTTTCATCACATATGTATGCAATCCATCTTTTTAACAAAAGTTTCGAATAAGTTATACTTTGTAATGATAAAATACACGATGCtagtaaataatgaaaattcagAATAGTAATAATCAATAGTAtctagtatttcgatgttttatgaaatgttattttaaataataattagtatTTACTGATAATTGCAGTACTGTTGCTATTGTTCGTTGTTGGTTCGTTATTACAAGCATTGCGTTGTGCCCTGATGCATGAAATGTTAGTTTTCAATTGTATAACGCAATAAAAAGATCGTGTAATTGTGTCTGGTATGATGCAATTCTGTAATAAGGatacatttttatgaactcGAGGAAGAACTGAGTTTCCATGGAAAAATtcaaatgtaataattatttaaattttgtttattatttaatattattttaaagaaatatatgtaatatggTATGAAATTATACGTTCAACAAATTTAGATAtaacttgaaatttattaacccATTACGAGATCATTACTATTTGGACTTTCAAAGGTAACTGATTCCAAGATTTTGCTGTATCAATGCCAAGACTTTGTCTCTTTAATAACACCAACAACCTGTGGAATAGTGAGAATTGTGTGGCTAATGAATCGGTTTCTTAATcgtcaaaaatatttaatgataacatttttgtatctttatcCTACTCgataaaaaagttattttagTAAGGAattagtttaattaaaataaagatGGTTTAATACATTAATAGCAGCAATATTTTTGATTTATATTCTGTTTATTTTGAATTCACGCAGACAAATTGTATACTATAAGAAAATTAGGAACTATAGGAAAAAGGATTAGAAATAAATACTTGCTATTAATCTTTTCGATTTTGAACAACAATAATAGCAAAtagtaattaaattacatacaatattgtaaaTTGCAAAC from Bombus huntii isolate Logan2020A chromosome 8, iyBomHunt1.1, whole genome shotgun sequence encodes the following:
- the LOC126868702 gene encoding uncharacterized protein LOC126868702 isoform X1, with amino-acid sequence MMRRKRGGLKTARKMAKKTTPAALQTEISNNEEWEKLLTKPGLIVVDIYSEWSGPCTGMVSTLKKIKMEIGGDTLSYAMAMCDYITNLERFQGKSEPTWMFIHNGRMVNLIFGADCPQLLKVLTMELQRVQNNEEHEFSLDVSERSPEEIKRLKIIEETRIAKETAKKARKEAEAIARYEAEMLYLTTSLSKETCLLLFPWVFKDEECHKRDKRSSPPYIELVEEILIGNYTVEQEIRKRLDEDILSRMFNESHYVLSPNAKQLLLDGKCMFMRLKVSETKPEIDIHKYLLNLLFGEPKLPNTETILNEECYAGRHRPAYITSGNEIFPIVWTPPNCRNKAIVFRTIFPTYTNTTYHYEDKTTKVPIVVFKYDYMRRNELKMVLQEFEDEVVNFGIFESDKPLEAKLIAKNITEFELNTRERTGYEIFVCVVKKVECEAFLGFAGIGPYHVSENLEKGIEESKQYFPDVTASEETQSDDEEKPEELIENAEENKNET
- the LOC126868702 gene encoding uncharacterized protein LOC126868702 isoform X2 → MAKKTTPAALQTEISNNEEWEKLLTKPGLIVVDIYSEWSGPCTGMVSTLKKIKMEIGGDTLSYAMAMCDYITNLERFQGKSEPTWMFIHNGRMVNLIFGADCPQLLKVLTMELQRVQNNEEHEFSLDVSERSPEEIKRLKIIEETRIAKETAKKARKEAEAIARYEAEMLYLTTSLSKETCLLLFPWVFKDEECHKRDKRSSPPYIELVEEILIGNYTVEQEIRKRLDEDILSRMFNESHYVLSPNAKQLLLDGKCMFMRLKVSETKPEIDIHKYLLNLLFGEPKLPNTETILNEECYAGRHRPAYITSGNEIFPIVWTPPNCRNKAIVFRTIFPTYTNTTYHYEDKTTKVPIVVFKYDYMRRNELKMVLQEFEDEVVNFGIFESDKPLEAKLIAKNITEFELNTRERTGYEIFVCVVKKVECEAFLGFAGIGPYHVSENLEKGIEESKQYFPDVTASEETQSDDEEKPEELIENAEENKNET
- the LOC126868702 gene encoding uncharacterized protein LOC126868702 isoform X4, with the translated sequence MAMCDYITNLERFQGKSEPTWMFIHNGRMVNLIFGADCPQLLKVLTMELQRVQNNEEHEFSLDVSERSPEEIKRLKIIEETRIAKETAKKARKEAEAIARYEAEMLYLTTSLSKETCLLLFPWVFKDEECHKRDKRSSPPYIELVEEILIGNYTVEQEIRKRLDEDILSRMFNESHYVLSPNAKQLLLDGKCMFMRLKVSETKPEIDIHKYLLNLLFGEPKLPNTETILNEECYAGRHRPAYITSGNEIFPIVWTPPNCRNKAIVFRTIFPTYTNTTYHYEDKTTKVPIVVFKYDYMRRNELKMVLQEFEDEVVNFGIFESDKPLEAKLIAKNITEFELNTRERTGYEIFVCVVKKVECEAFLGFAGIGPYHVSENLEKGIEESKQYFPDVTASEETQSDDEEKPEELIENAEENKNET
- the LOC126868702 gene encoding uncharacterized protein LOC126868702 isoform X3; protein product: MMRRKRGGLKTARKMAKKTTPAALQTEISNNEEWEKLLTKPGLIVVDIYSEWSGPCTGMAMCDYITNLERFQGKSEPTWMFIHNGRMVNLIFGADCPQLLKVLTMELQRVQNNEEHEFSLDVSERSPEEIKRLKIIEETRIAKETAKKARKEAEAIARYEAEMLYLTTSLSKETCLLLFPWVFKDEECHKRDKRSSPPYIELVEEILIGNYTVEQEIRKRLDEDILSRMFNESHYVLSPNAKQLLLDGKCMFMRLKVSETKPEIDIHKYLLNLLFGEPKLPNTETILNEECYAGRHRPAYITSGNEIFPIVWTPPNCRNKAIVFRTIFPTYTNTTYHYEDKTTKVPIVVFKYDYMRRNELKMVLQEFEDEVVNFGIFESDKPLEAKLIAKNITEFELNTRERTGYEIFVCVVKKVECEAFLGFAGIGPYHVSENLEKGIEESKQYFPDVTASEETQSDDEEKPEELIENAEENKNET
- the LOC126868720 gene encoding 60S ribosomal protein L18, producing MGIDINHKHDRKVRRTEPKSQDVYLRLLVKLYRFLARRTNSKFNKIVLKRLFMSKIHRPPISLARVVRFMKKPGRENAIAVIVGTVTDDARIFEIPKLTVCALRVTERARARILKAGGELITFDQLALRTPIGERTVLMQGRRKAREAVKHFGPAPGVPHSHTKPLVRSKGRKFERARGRRRSCGYKK